The Terriglobia bacterium genome has a window encoding:
- a CDS encoding S41 family peptidase yields MKLGRRGWILILVIAACSLLGGTLGKYALATSASSPDDLEGVTKSFSQVLDLVEANYAEKVDPQKSVYSAINGMLRTLDPHSTFFDAKAFSALREEQTGKYFGVGMTVASRNGKVVVVAPFVGSPAYRAGIRPGDVIARVNDKSTDNLSTTEVASLLKGPKGTMVKVTVVREGAKEPFEFTITRDEIPRRSIDFAYRLDGGIGYIRINNFNETTDKELTDKLQAIGEDSLKGLIVDLRDNPGGLLNEGVRVADTFLNKGQLIVYTKGRNHPEQRFTAPHGNGNHHYPLVVLINSGSASAAEIVAGAIQDHDRGLIVGETSFGKGLVQTVYPLDDHTGLALTVAKWYTPSGRLIQRDYHHQSFFDYFYGKKDDQNQPTMIKLTDSGREMFGGGGITPDVKVRSPEVNSFQTLLVQKYAFFNFASHFLAEHERIGKDFEINEPVLNDFRKFLDSEKIRFQEADIQENLDFIKRTLKYQLFLSQFGQVEAYRTTLDSDEQVQKAVAVMPEARSLAESARRAIAERVAK; encoded by the coding sequence ATGAAACTTGGACGCCGTGGATGGATATTGATTCTGGTGATTGCCGCATGCTCCCTTCTGGGAGGGACACTCGGCAAGTATGCGCTGGCCACTTCAGCCAGCTCTCCCGACGATTTGGAAGGAGTCACGAAGTCCTTTTCACAGGTGCTTGACCTGGTAGAAGCCAACTACGCCGAAAAGGTCGATCCTCAAAAGTCGGTTTACAGCGCTATCAATGGAATGTTAAGGACCCTTGATCCCCATTCCACCTTTTTTGACGCCAAGGCCTTTAGTGCCCTCCGTGAAGAACAAACGGGAAAGTACTTTGGCGTCGGAATGACGGTCGCTTCACGCAACGGAAAGGTGGTCGTGGTGGCGCCCTTCGTGGGATCGCCTGCCTACCGCGCAGGGATCCGGCCCGGCGATGTTATCGCCCGGGTCAATGACAAATCCACGGATAACCTCTCCACCACCGAGGTGGCCAGTCTCCTCAAAGGACCCAAAGGCACGATGGTCAAGGTGACGGTGGTGCGAGAAGGCGCCAAAGAACCTTTTGAATTTACGATCACCCGGGACGAGATTCCACGGCGGAGCATCGATTTCGCCTATCGTTTGGATGGGGGAATCGGCTACATCCGGATTAATAATTTCAATGAAACAACGGACAAGGAACTTACCGATAAACTGCAGGCCATCGGGGAAGACTCCCTGAAAGGACTGATTGTGGACCTTCGTGACAATCCCGGAGGCCTGTTGAACGAAGGGGTCCGCGTGGCAGACACGTTTCTGAATAAGGGGCAGCTTATCGTCTACACCAAAGGACGGAACCACCCGGAACAGCGGTTTACCGCCCCGCATGGGAATGGCAATCATCATTATCCGCTGGTGGTCCTGATCAACTCGGGCAGTGCCAGCGCGGCGGAGATTGTCGCGGGCGCGATTCAAGACCATGATCGCGGCTTGATTGTGGGAGAAACCAGCTTCGGAAAGGGATTGGTTCAGACGGTCTATCCTCTTGATGACCATACAGGTTTGGCCCTGACCGTTGCCAAGTGGTATACCCCGAGCGGGCGGCTCATCCAACGCGATTATCACCATCAGTCTTTCTTCGATTACTTCTACGGGAAGAAGGACGACCAGAATCAACCCACCATGATCAAGTTGACCGACAGCGGCCGCGAGATGTTTGGCGGGGGAGGCATCACTCCTGATGTCAAGGTTCGATCCCCTGAAGTGAACTCCTTCCAGACCCTGCTCGTTCAAAAATATGCGTTCTTCAACTTTGCGAGCCATTTCCTCGCAGAACACGAGAGGATCGGCAAAGACTTTGAAATCAACGAACCGGTGCTGAACGACTTCCGTAAATTCCTGGACTCCGAGAAGATCCGGTTTCAAGAGGCCGACATTCAGGAAAACCTCGATTTCATTAAACGCACCCTCAAGTACCAGCTCTTCCTATCCCAGTTCGGACAAGTCGAGGCTTACCGCACGACCCTGGACTCGGACGAACAGGTCCAGAAGGCCGTTGCAGTCATGCCCGAGGCGAGGTCACTGGCTGAAAGTGCGCGGCGAGCCATTGCTGAGCGAGTGGCAAAGTAA
- the tatA gene encoding twin-arginine translocase TatA/TatE family subunit: MNLGMPELIFIFVLALLIFGPKKLPELGKTIGKGLAEFKRASNELKSSLEEEISTVQTSAKDAFGEPAKLLEGVLDTKPEAKTEVKSEAVPAKEIPTPTEGSTPNHG; encoded by the coding sequence ATGAATCTCGGGATGCCTGAACTGATTTTCATCTTTGTCCTGGCGCTGCTCATCTTTGGCCCCAAGAAGTTGCCGGAGTTGGGCAAGACGATCGGGAAAGGACTTGCTGAATTCAAGAGAGCCTCCAACGAGTTGAAGAGTTCGCTCGAAGAGGAGATTAGTACCGTCCAAACTTCCGCCAAGGATGCCTTCGGTGAACCCGCCAAACTCCTCGAGGGTGTTCTCGACACCAAGCCTGAGGCCAAGACAGAGGTCAAATCCGAAGCCGTTCCAGCGAAAGAAATTCCAACTCCCACTGAAGGAAGCACCCCTAACCACGGATGA
- the tatC gene encoding twin-arginine translocase subunit TatC yields the protein MSFFDHLEELRRRILYSIVGFAVAFFVCWGYWEQIYNFLARPINDVLGGEKLIYLNPTEPFTLSMKLGFIGGIFLASPWLLWQLWLFISPGLYKNEKRFALPFVLFSSVLFVAGGSFGYYLAFPYTLKFLIGYAPSFKPQVTISEYFDLASMVLIGLGIIFQLPVLIMVLSAFGLITPRFLWKNFQYAMLIIAVLAAIITPTTDIPTMLLFMAPMLGLYLMGIPISWMFARKRAKKRS from the coding sequence ATGTCTTTTTTTGACCACCTGGAGGAGCTGCGCCGGCGCATCCTGTACTCCATTGTCGGATTTGCTGTTGCCTTTTTCGTCTGCTGGGGCTACTGGGAGCAGATCTATAACTTTCTGGCCAGGCCCATCAATGACGTGTTGGGGGGCGAGAAGCTCATCTATCTTAACCCCACCGAGCCCTTTACCCTGTCCATGAAGCTGGGTTTCATCGGGGGCATTTTCCTGGCATCCCCCTGGCTCCTGTGGCAGTTATGGCTCTTCATCTCCCCCGGTCTTTATAAGAATGAAAAGCGGTTTGCCCTGCCTTTTGTGTTGTTCTCCTCGGTCCTGTTTGTCGCGGGTGGGAGTTTCGGGTATTATCTGGCGTTTCCCTACACGCTCAAGTTTCTGATCGGTTACGCCCCGAGTTTCAAGCCTCAGGTGACCATCAGCGAGTACTTCGACCTGGCGAGCATGGTATTGATCGGACTGGGGATCATCTTCCAGCTTCCGGTCCTCATCATGGTGCTATCGGCGTTCGGACTGATCACCCCGCGATTCCTCTGGAAGAATTTTCAATATGCGATGCTCATCATTGCGGTCCTCGCTGCAATCATTACTCCTACCACAGACATCCCCACCATGCTGCTCTTCATGGCTCCCATGCTGGGTCTCTACCTGATGGGAATTCCGATTTCCTGGATGTTTGCCCGCAAGCGTGCCAAGAAGAGATCATGA
- a CDS encoding M28 family peptidase — protein sequence MRCFLRTVVAMWFITSLVACGKPSSNFSATDSTASPAGKEANPGRVFNGTRAYEYLKAMVEVGPRPSGSEANVATQKFILQTLKQQGIAVEEQPFLATTPRGPVSMNNLIAKIPGVSSEIIVLGGHYDTKLFETFRFVGANDGGSSAAFLLEMAGNLKRRKNPFTVWCVFFDGEEAVHEWTDTDSLYGSRYFVQYMKSSSQLSKIKAMLLVDMIGDRDLNLLKESNSTPWLVDILWNSAADLGYKKNFLPESFSIGGDDHFPFLQEGIPAMDLIDFDYGFSNVYWHSEQDTADKCSPRSLQIVGETVLKALPAIEARLQRK from the coding sequence ATGAGATGTTTTTTGCGAACTGTCGTCGCAATGTGGTTCATCACATCGCTCGTCGCGTGTGGTAAGCCATCCAGCAATTTTTCGGCAACGGACTCGACGGCGAGCCCCGCGGGCAAGGAAGCAAATCCGGGTCGTGTGTTTAACGGAACCCGGGCCTATGAGTATCTGAAGGCCATGGTTGAGGTGGGACCGCGACCTTCAGGTTCAGAGGCTAATGTCGCCACTCAAAAATTCATCCTCCAGACCCTCAAACAGCAGGGGATTGCGGTTGAAGAGCAGCCGTTTCTCGCAACGACGCCCCGTGGGCCGGTTTCGATGAACAATCTGATCGCGAAAATTCCGGGCGTTTCTTCTGAGATCATCGTTCTTGGAGGCCATTACGACACGAAACTCTTCGAAACCTTCCGTTTTGTCGGGGCGAACGACGGGGGATCCAGTGCGGCCTTTCTTCTAGAGATGGCAGGGAACTTGAAGCGTCGGAAGAATCCCTTCACCGTCTGGTGTGTGTTCTTTGATGGGGAGGAAGCCGTGCACGAATGGACCGACACGGACAGCCTTTACGGAAGCCGTTACTTTGTACAATACATGAAATCGTCCAGCCAGCTCTCGAAGATCAAGGCCATGCTCTTGGTGGATATGATTGGAGATCGCGATCTGAACCTGTTGAAGGAAAGCAATTCCACGCCCTGGCTGGTTGACATTCTCTGGAACTCAGCGGCCGATCTGGGCTACAAGAAAAATTTCTTGCCGGAGTCTTTTTCGATTGGAGGGGACGATCACTTTCCCTTTTTGCAGGAGGGCATCCCCGCCATGGACCTCATTGATTTTGACTACGGGTTCTCCAATGTCTACTGGCACAGTGAGCAGGACACGGCGGACAAGTGCAGTCCCCGGAGTCTTCAGATTGTCGGGGAGACGGTTCTGAAGGCCTTGCCCGCCATCGAGGCCCGACTCCAGCGGAAGTAA
- a CDS encoding peptidoglycan-binding protein — protein MLVSLFVLLLGLSAPPVSAQSRNESSKALPNSRTSRLKVHSRAKKPSSSLQQNKGKSFSSKKKTSRKKRSARPKGQLKPDAERTREIQEKLIDSGAMAGPSNGVWDSQQMEGAIRKFQQMHGLNATGKLDVKTLKAMGLKS, from the coding sequence ATGCTTGTTAGCCTTTTCGTGCTGTTGCTTGGACTGAGTGCCCCTCCCGTGTCAGCTCAGTCCCGGAATGAAAGTTCAAAGGCTCTCCCCAACTCAAGAACCTCCCGTCTGAAGGTTCATTCCCGGGCAAAGAAGCCGTCTTCTTCCCTCCAGCAAAATAAAGGAAAGTCGTTCAGTTCCAAGAAGAAAACCTCCCGAAAGAAACGGTCCGCGAGGCCGAAAGGACAACTCAAACCGGATGCCGAGCGCACCCGCGAGATTCAAGAAAAGCTCATTGATTCAGGGGCGATGGCGGGACCTTCGAATGGAGTATGGGATTCCCAGCAGATGGAGGGGGCGATCCGGAAGTTCCAACAAATGCATGGGCTGAATGCCACCGGGAAATTGGATGTCAAGACGCTGAAAGCGATGGGGCTGAAGTCCTGA
- a CDS encoding Do family serine endopeptidase translates to MVRMIERWKEISKQKALLSGLVIFSTLAVGILIGTLVTHGVRADKKAAADATPLTIPAPRQLSSQFSQVAKTVEPAVVNITADLKIKPDRNRLRRTPGPNQFDDPFDFFHFFEGPQPPEGFVAPVSGSGFVVDKKGYIMTNNHVVKDAERITVKLANGDVYKNVKVIGADPETDLAVIKIEPRAELSVAKFGNSDSVNVGDWALAVGSPFGLEQTLTAGIISAKNRDQIDPGAQFKKFLQTDAVINPGNSGGPLINMDAEVIGINTSIATNTGVWQGYGFALPSNTAIKVYNQLIERGRVERGSIGISHTGRPQSEVVLKSFGAKDGKGVVVENVEKDGPAEKAGLKRGDVIRTIDGKFISNWDDLVQVVADTPLEKTVTVKYLRDGQDQTAQVTILDRCKVFPDRCGEPTVTTGEDKESGQVKFGMTIQNVSPQIARQLNLKEVDGALITRVEPGSVADDVGLQRYDVILEINREPVHNITDFRRIEAKLKSGDDVMFLFWRAQDKGQGTTTYVGTTLP, encoded by the coding sequence ATGGTTAGAATGATTGAGCGGTGGAAGGAAATTTCGAAACAGAAAGCGTTGCTTTCGGGCCTGGTCATTTTTTCGACACTGGCCGTGGGAATCTTAATCGGGACCCTTGTGACTCATGGAGTGCGGGCCGACAAAAAGGCCGCGGCCGACGCCACACCGCTCACAATTCCTGCTCCTCGACAACTCTCGTCACAATTCTCTCAAGTTGCCAAGACCGTCGAGCCAGCGGTGGTTAATATTACGGCTGACCTGAAGATCAAGCCCGACCGCAATCGGCTTCGGAGGACCCCCGGGCCGAACCAGTTTGACGACCCCTTTGATTTTTTCCACTTTTTCGAGGGGCCCCAGCCGCCCGAAGGCTTTGTTGCCCCAGTTTCCGGGTCCGGCTTCGTTGTCGACAAGAAGGGCTACATCATGACCAACAACCATGTGGTCAAGGATGCCGAACGGATTACCGTTAAATTGGCCAATGGCGACGTGTACAAGAACGTCAAGGTGATCGGGGCCGATCCGGAAACCGATTTGGCGGTCATCAAGATTGAGCCTCGAGCCGAATTATCGGTCGCAAAGTTCGGCAATTCGGACAGCGTCAACGTCGGCGATTGGGCTTTGGCCGTGGGGAGTCCATTCGGGCTGGAGCAAACCTTGACGGCCGGCATCATCAGCGCGAAGAACCGCGATCAGATCGATCCCGGAGCGCAGTTTAAGAAGTTCCTCCAAACCGATGCGGTGATCAACCCCGGCAACAGCGGCGGCCCGCTCATCAACATGGATGCCGAAGTCATCGGAATCAACACCTCCATCGCCACAAACACCGGCGTGTGGCAGGGCTATGGATTCGCCCTTCCATCCAACACGGCCATCAAGGTTTACAATCAACTCATTGAACGCGGACGCGTGGAACGCGGCTCGATCGGCATTTCGCATACGGGCCGGCCGCAGAGCGAAGTGGTCCTCAAATCATTTGGTGCGAAGGATGGAAAAGGGGTCGTCGTCGAAAATGTTGAGAAGGATGGTCCTGCCGAGAAAGCCGGGTTGAAGCGGGGCGACGTGATCCGCACCATCGACGGGAAGTTTATCAGCAATTGGGATGATCTCGTACAAGTTGTCGCGGATACCCCGCTTGAGAAAACGGTGACGGTGAAGTATTTGCGCGACGGGCAGGATCAGACCGCCCAGGTCACCATTCTCGATCGATGCAAGGTTTTCCCGGACCGGTGCGGCGAGCCAACGGTCACCACGGGAGAAGACAAGGAATCCGGCCAGGTCAAATTTGGAATGACGATTCAAAACGTCTCTCCCCAAATAGCTCGTCAACTCAACCTGAAGGAAGTGGATGGCGCCTTGATCACTCGAGTTGAGCCCGGCAGCGTGGCCGATGATGTCGGGCTGCAGCGGTATGATGTCATCCTGGAAATCAATCGTGAGCCGGTCCATAACATTACCGATTTTCGTCGGATCGAAGCCAAGTTGAAGTCAGGTGACGATGTCATGTTCCTGTTCTGGCGGGCGCAGGACAAAGGGCAAGGGACCACGACTTACGTGGGGACGACCCTGCCATAA
- a CDS encoding DMT family transporter, which produces MSIQTKAELALLGITFIWGTSFTIVKDAIARIDALEFLALRFLVATLVLVVLFRGDLRKSQKSDLVAAVWIGLLLWVGFTLQVKGLELTTPSKSAFVTGFSVILVPLFEGVLKRKIPSAVNLLCAACALVGLYLLTGTRSLRPIDWGIFLTFLCAVGFAIHVIVVGHYARARNLKVLVVGQIGVTAVASSVLSMRNGIPPLHLSGRIVAAILVTAILATALAFYTQNWAQKHTLPSRTALIFSMEPVFAAVVTYYALHERWNAQMAAGCGLIFIGIIASEIRSKEKISIEPMA; this is translated from the coding sequence ATGTCCATCCAGACCAAGGCTGAGCTTGCCCTGCTCGGAATCACCTTTATCTGGGGCACCAGCTTCACCATCGTCAAAGATGCCATCGCCCGGATCGATGCCCTGGAATTTCTGGCCCTGCGGTTTCTTGTGGCCACTCTCGTCTTGGTCGTTCTCTTCCGGGGGGATCTCAGAAAGAGTCAAAAGAGTGACCTGGTTGCCGCGGTCTGGATTGGGTTGCTTCTCTGGGTGGGCTTTACTCTTCAGGTCAAAGGGTTGGAACTGACAACTCCCTCAAAATCGGCCTTCGTCACGGGATTTTCGGTCATCCTTGTTCCTCTCTTTGAAGGGGTCCTCAAGCGGAAGATTCCCTCCGCGGTCAATCTGCTATGCGCAGCATGCGCGCTGGTCGGCCTGTATCTGCTCACGGGTACGCGTTCGCTCCGTCCCATCGACTGGGGAATCTTCCTGACCTTCCTTTGTGCCGTGGGTTTTGCAATTCATGTCATCGTGGTCGGCCACTATGCGCGCGCCCGAAATCTCAAGGTCCTCGTGGTCGGTCAAATTGGCGTGACCGCAGTGGCTTCCAGCGTCCTTTCGATGAGGAACGGAATTCCGCCCTTGCACCTCTCAGGAAGGATTGTGGCGGCAATCCTGGTGACCGCCATCCTGGCAACCGCCCTCGCCTTCTATACACAGAACTGGGCTCAGAAACATACCCTTCCCTCAAGAACCGCCCTCATCTTCAGCATGGAGCCGGTCTTTGCCGCGGTGGTCACCTACTACGCTCTCCATGAGCGCTGGAATGCGCAAATGGCGGCTGGGTGCGGCCTGATCTTTATCGGAATCATCGCCTCCGAGATTCGCAGCAAGGAAAAGATATCCATCGAGCCCATGGCCTAG
- a CDS encoding CDP-alcohol phosphatidyltransferase family protein, whose amino-acid sequence MITHTIGVVCQWIIDRIVYVLSLLRISPNMLTIVGLLINLYAAYLFAEDRFLVAGGVVIFAGLFDMLDGQVARLTNRVSDFGAFLDSVIDRYSDVVLFIGLLIYYARARRFFYVVLVAIVMAGSVMVSYTRARAESLIAQCKVGFLERPERIVLIIIGALFNRMAAVLWVIAVLSNVTVFHRCLYTWKETLNSPKVS is encoded by the coding sequence ATGATCACTCATACCATCGGCGTGGTTTGTCAATGGATCATCGACCGGATCGTTTATGTCCTGTCCCTGCTCCGGATCAGCCCGAACATGCTGACGATTGTCGGACTGCTCATTAATCTCTATGCCGCCTACCTGTTTGCCGAGGACCGCTTTCTAGTCGCGGGCGGGGTGGTGATTTTTGCGGGGTTGTTTGACATGTTGGACGGCCAGGTCGCCCGGCTGACCAACCGCGTTTCCGACTTCGGCGCCTTCCTGGATTCCGTGATTGACCGGTACTCCGATGTGGTGCTGTTCATCGGTCTGCTCATCTACTATGCCCGGGCGAGGCGATTTTTCTACGTCGTCCTGGTGGCCATTGTGATGGCTGGCTCGGTGATGGTGAGTTATACCCGAGCCCGGGCGGAATCGCTCATCGCTCAATGCAAGGTGGGATTCCTGGAGCGGCCAGAGCGGATCGTGTTGATTATCATCGGGGCCCTTTTCAATCGAATGGCCGCCGTCTTGTGGGTGATTGCGGTGCTCTCCAATGTCACAGTATTTCACCGTTGCCTGTATACCTGGAAGGAAACCCTCAATAGCCCGAAGGTGAGCTGA
- a CDS encoding transcription elongation factor GreA: MSNAVVRQLEAEIKGMEHELHHVLPKELERARALGDLRENAEYQAAKERKDYLMLRLAQMKKRLADASMVNFDRIPRGEIAFGSTVTLKDLQRDTEVVYTLVSAEESDVSQGKISISSPIGRSLLGKKIGDAIEVRTPAGVREFEVLKMMTIHDSKP, from the coding sequence ATGTCGAATGCTGTGGTCAGACAGTTGGAAGCTGAAATCAAAGGGATGGAGCATGAGCTGCATCATGTCCTTCCAAAAGAACTGGAACGGGCCCGCGCACTGGGTGATTTAAGGGAGAACGCCGAATACCAGGCGGCCAAGGAACGGAAGGATTACCTGATGCTGCGGCTAGCCCAAATGAAGAAGCGACTGGCAGACGCCTCCATGGTGAATTTCGACCGGATTCCCCGCGGCGAAATCGCATTTGGCTCGACCGTGACCCTGAAAGACTTGCAACGTGACACCGAAGTCGTCTATACGCTGGTCTCCGCCGAAGAATCTGATGTCAGCCAAGGGAAGATCTCTATCAGTTCGCCCATCGGGCGCAGCCTGTTAGGCAAAAAGATCGGGGACGCGATCGAGGTCCGCACTCCAGCGGGGGTCCGGGAATTTGAGGTCTTGAAGATGATGACCATTCATGATTCCAAGCCCTGA
- a CDS encoding oligosaccharide flippase family protein — translation MKRILKASTMTGGAAAFSLLANAVRVKIVAVLVGTAGLGVISYLYNLVQLASSVSNLGVGSGVVKMTSQNLSRGEGEGIDRLKVTAFSPTFWLSVTVSLALIAASKNLSIWLMGDARYATYVQLVALSIPCLTLSQSLTSVLNGFKAIREIALITAGGGFITVLLVAPLVWKYHVTGVVLLLVLQSVAVLILTLLFYHGRIPGLGVIRALSFRGFDSRVARSLAAFGVATFLLNVFQSLTFLMVRKLIQQRFGEHGVGLYQVPYGLTLQYLNIVLISLMTYSLPTMSALREESALSAELNHTLRASVLAIVPIISALLVLKRFLVLLLYSPQFLPSVSLLEIQLIGDFFKVVAYVFGVALLSRPRLIAWLVLDLFWDAVFIGSSYYLLGRVGLVGVAIAFLGAYFVTSVGFALFARRSMRIGLNAANLKLIGLSVVALASIAWAAHATLPVSAAAAVAVLALWLVVCFKKSEIQRGLAMLRNLSWGDEKSALLP, via the coding sequence ATGAAGAGAATACTCAAGGCAAGCACGATGACAGGGGGCGCCGCCGCTTTCAGCCTTCTCGCCAACGCTGTGCGCGTCAAGATTGTCGCAGTGCTGGTGGGAACTGCCGGATTAGGGGTGATCTCCTACCTCTACAACCTGGTTCAGCTGGCCTCCTCGGTGAGCAATCTGGGGGTTGGGAGTGGGGTAGTTAAGATGACCAGCCAGAACCTCTCCCGGGGTGAAGGGGAAGGGATTGACCGGCTTAAAGTCACCGCATTCTCGCCGACCTTCTGGCTGTCCGTTACGGTGTCGCTGGCCCTGATCGCGGCGTCGAAAAATCTATCCATCTGGCTCATGGGGGACGCGCGCTACGCGACTTACGTACAACTGGTGGCATTAAGCATTCCGTGTCTGACCCTGAGCCAATCCTTGACCTCCGTCCTGAATGGGTTCAAGGCGATCCGTGAGATCGCGCTCATTACAGCGGGGGGGGGCTTCATCACCGTGTTGCTGGTCGCCCCGCTGGTATGGAAATACCACGTGACCGGAGTGGTGCTGCTTCTGGTTTTACAATCAGTGGCGGTTCTGATCCTGACCCTCCTGTTCTATCACGGGAGAATCCCGGGTCTGGGGGTAATTCGGGCCCTCTCTTTCCGGGGATTTGACTCGCGCGTGGCCCGCTCGCTTGCGGCCTTTGGGGTCGCAACCTTCCTGCTCAACGTTTTTCAAAGCCTGACATTTCTGATGGTCCGCAAGCTGATCCAACAGAGATTTGGAGAGCACGGGGTTGGACTCTATCAGGTGCCTTATGGACTCACGCTCCAGTACTTGAATATCGTCTTGATTTCGCTGATGACTTACAGCTTGCCGACGATGAGCGCGCTTCGAGAGGAATCGGCTCTGTCTGCTGAATTGAACCACACGCTGCGGGCTTCGGTACTGGCCATTGTCCCGATTATCTCTGCCCTCCTTGTCTTGAAAAGATTTCTGGTCTTGCTGCTGTATTCTCCCCAGTTTCTTCCCAGCGTGAGTTTGTTGGAAATTCAGTTGATCGGAGATTTCTTCAAGGTCGTGGCCTATGTCTTCGGGGTCGCGCTGCTGTCCCGCCCGCGTCTCATCGCCTGGCTGGTATTGGATCTTTTCTGGGATGCGGTTTTCATCGGTTCCAGTTATTACCTTTTGGGGCGTGTGGGTCTTGTAGGAGTAGCGATCGCATTCCTTGGAGCGTATTTTGTAACGTCCGTCGGGTTCGCACTTTTCGCGAGGCGAAGCATGAGGATCGGCCTCAACGCCGCGAACCTGAAGTTGATCGGGCTGTCGGTTGTGGCTCTCGCGTCGATCGCCTGGGCGGCCCATGCCACGCTGCCCGTCTCAGCCGCAGCCGCAGTCGCTGTCCTGGCCCTCTGGTTAGTGGTGTGTTTTAAGAAGAGCGAGATTCAAAGGGGTCTTGCCATGCTCAGAAATCTCTCGTGGGGCGACGAGAAATCGGCACTCTTGCCTTGA
- a CDS encoding site-2 protease family protein, whose translation MTLSLEDYTHPAPRRPKYWLHGLLFVGTIFTTLVVGSALALAFHSQNSVDPSLDFFLTIFFHPSILLAGVPFSFTLLGILLAHEMGHYIACRIYRIDATLPYFIPAPTLIGTLGAFIRIKGPITHRKALFDIGVAGPIAGFVFAVPALVMSLMFSKVVPISAGTGSSIAFGDPLIFKVVEKLIRMKIPDGYDVYLHPIGFAAWVGVFATALNLLPIGQLDGGHILYSVFGKRHLLLSRIFVITLIPLGVVYWGGWLFWAGIMLVLGTRHPRLIDEEIQLGPGRQWLAFVSLIIFVLCFTLSPISFR comes from the coding sequence GTGACGCTGTCCCTTGAGGACTATACGCATCCGGCCCCGCGACGTCCGAAGTATTGGCTCCATGGCCTGTTATTTGTGGGAACGATCTTCACAACTCTTGTCGTCGGCTCGGCGCTGGCCCTCGCGTTTCATTCCCAAAACAGCGTCGATCCCTCGCTCGATTTCTTCCTGACGATTTTCTTTCATCCCTCCATTCTGCTGGCGGGTGTTCCTTTCTCCTTTACCCTGCTGGGAATTCTTCTGGCCCATGAGATGGGGCACTATATCGCCTGCAGGATCTATCGAATCGACGCCACCCTTCCTTATTTCATTCCAGCCCCAACCTTGATTGGAACCCTGGGCGCGTTCATCCGGATTAAAGGCCCAATCACCCATCGTAAAGCCCTCTTCGACATCGGTGTGGCCGGACCCATCGCCGGGTTCGTATTTGCGGTGCCGGCCCTTGTGATGTCCCTGATGTTCTCCAAAGTGGTCCCCATTTCCGCAGGGACTGGGAGTTCGATCGCATTTGGCGATCCACTGATTTTTAAGGTGGTGGAAAAGCTTATTCGAATGAAAATCCCCGATGGTTACGACGTCTATCTGCACCCCATCGGATTTGCGGCCTGGGTCGGAGTTTTTGCAACCGCACTCAATTTGCTCCCTATTGGTCAGCTCGACGGCGGGCACATTTTGTACTCCGTCTTCGGAAAGAGGCATTTGCTCCTCTCGCGTATTTTTGTGATCACTTTGATACCATTGGGCGTTGTCTATTGGGGGGGATGGCTGTTCTGGGCGGGCATTATGCTGGTGTTGGGAACGCGCCATCCTCGCCTCATTGATGAGGAGATCCAGCTTGGTCCCGGCCGTCAGTGGCTGGCCTTTGTTTCGCTGATTATTTTTGTCCTCTGCTTTACTCTGTCGCCGATTTCCTTCCGATAG
- a CDS encoding integration host factor subunit beta encodes MIKLDIVNEVVNKTGISKTKAEMAVEGVFEAMKDALKRGERIELRGFGVFNVKPRKTGIGRNPRTGAEVAIKPGKAVRFKPGKELHLD; translated from the coding sequence TTGATCAAGCTCGACATTGTGAATGAAGTGGTGAATAAGACGGGGATCTCCAAGACCAAAGCGGAAATGGCAGTGGAAGGCGTCTTCGAGGCCATGAAGGATGCCTTGAAAAGGGGCGAGCGCATTGAATTGCGCGGCTTCGGGGTTTTCAACGTGAAGCCTCGCAAGACCGGGATTGGCCGCAACCCCCGCACCGGGGCTGAAGTCGCCATCAAGCCCGGCAAAGCGGTTCGATTCAAGCCCGGCAAAGAACTGCATCTTGATTAG